The Acidobacteriota bacterium genome window below encodes:
- a CDS encoding bifunctional alpha,alpha-trehalose-phosphate synthase (UDP-forming)/trehalose-phosphatase, with the protein MPTAGRLIVVSNRLPFTAREREGGLEFTPSVGGLATGLASYRESLQERPQGPRRFLWVGWPGSTVSEERQREVRARSLDEFSAVPVFLSEAEIDKFYQGFCNKTIWPLFHCFQVYTNYDEEHWERYVEVNRTFCRTLAGLLRPGDTLWIHDYHLMLLPGMVREIAPAATIGFFLHIPFPNYELFRLLPSRWRHDILKGLLGADLVGFHTNDYRQDFLKCVLRILGHDSQIGELLVGDRVVRAEAFPMGIDYAKYRDGAGAPEVRAESLDLRRRMDGARIILSIDRLDYTKGIVNRLEGFETFLDHHPDRRGGVVLVMVVVPSRVAVEHYEMMKGQIEALVGRINGRFGRPGWTPVVYMYRSLPFAPLAALYAASDIALVTPLRDGMNLVAKEYIACRTDRTGVLILSEMAGAAQELLEAVTINPNSRHEIAEAIDGALRMPEPEQVRRNTAMQGRIERYDVVRWVADFMEELSGVKGKSRMYLARRLTGPVRATVAEAWRAGRRRLLLLDYDGTLVPFAADPGAAVPAPPLLALIGDLCGQPGTDVVIVSGRDKAFLEHWFADTVTGLVAEHGAWIREKGRTWRKTAKRTGAWKSKLKPMFERYAERVPGAFVEEKDFALVWHYRAAERGPAKLAAQELKDQLLALTANIDVHVLQGNKTVEARVAGVNKGTAGLHFLARKSYDFVLSIGDDATDEDLFAVLPETAWSIRVGMGATLARYNIAGVEEVLRLLAELATPKNAP; encoded by the coding sequence ATGCCGACCGCGGGACGGCTGATCGTGGTCTCCAACCGGCTCCCGTTCACGGCGAGGGAACGGGAGGGGGGGCTCGAGTTCACCCCGAGCGTGGGGGGGCTCGCGACCGGGTTGGCCTCCTACCGGGAATCGCTGCAGGAGCGGCCGCAGGGCCCCCGGCGTTTCCTCTGGGTCGGCTGGCCCGGGAGCACCGTGTCGGAGGAGCGCCAGCGGGAGGTACGGGCAAGATCGCTCGACGAATTCAGCGCGGTCCCCGTCTTCCTTTCCGAAGCCGAGATCGACAAGTTCTACCAGGGGTTCTGCAACAAGACCATCTGGCCCCTTTTTCACTGCTTCCAGGTCTACACGAACTACGACGAGGAGCACTGGGAGCGCTACGTCGAGGTCAACCGCACCTTCTGCCGGACGCTCGCCGGGCTGCTCCGCCCCGGGGACACCCTCTGGATCCACGACTACCACCTGATGCTCCTGCCCGGGATGGTCCGGGAGATCGCCCCGGCGGCCACCATCGGGTTCTTCCTGCACATCCCCTTCCCCAACTACGAGCTCTTCCGCCTCCTCCCCAGCCGGTGGAGGCACGACATCCTGAAAGGGCTGCTCGGCGCCGATCTCGTGGGATTCCACACCAACGACTACCGGCAGGACTTCCTGAAATGCGTCCTGCGCATCCTGGGACACGACTCCCAGATCGGCGAACTGCTGGTGGGGGACCGGGTCGTGAGGGCCGAGGCCTTCCCCATGGGGATCGACTACGCGAAATACCGCGACGGGGCCGGCGCCCCGGAGGTGCGGGCCGAAAGCCTCGACCTCAGGCGGCGGATGGACGGGGCCAGGATCATTCTCTCCATCGACCGCCTGGACTACACCAAGGGGATCGTCAACCGGCTGGAGGGGTTCGAAACCTTCCTGGACCACCACCCCGACCGGCGCGGCGGGGTGGTGCTGGTCATGGTCGTCGTCCCCTCGCGCGTGGCCGTCGAGCATTACGAGATGATGAAGGGGCAGATCGAGGCCCTGGTGGGCAGGATCAACGGGAGATTCGGCAGGCCGGGCTGGACCCCCGTGGTCTACATGTACCGGAGCCTTCCCTTCGCCCCCCTCGCGGCCCTGTACGCCGCGAGCGACATCGCGCTGGTCACCCCCCTGCGCGACGGCATGAACCTGGTCGCCAAGGAGTACATCGCCTGCCGCACCGACCGGACGGGGGTGTTGATCCTGAGCGAGATGGCGGGAGCGGCCCAGGAGCTGCTCGAGGCCGTCACCATCAACCCGAACAGCCGCCACGAGATCGCCGAGGCCATCGACGGGGCCCTCCGCATGCCCGAACCGGAGCAGGTCCGGCGCAATACGGCGATGCAGGGCAGAATCGAACGTTACGACGTGGTCCGCTGGGTGGCCGATTTCATGGAGGAGCTTTCGGGCGTCAAGGGGAAGAGCCGGATGTATCTCGCCAGGCGGCTGACCGGACCGGTCCGTGCCACCGTCGCCGAAGCGTGGCGCGCGGGCCGCCGCAGGCTCCTCCTCCTCGACTACGACGGGACCCTCGTCCCCTTCGCCGCCGACCCCGGGGCGGCCGTTCCCGCACCCCCCCTGCTCGCCCTGATCGGCGATCTCTGCGGCCAGCCCGGCACCGACGTCGTCATCGTCAGCGGCCGGGACAAGGCTTTCCTCGAGCACTGGTTCGCCGACACCGTCACCGGACTGGTGGCGGAGCACGGCGCCTGGATCCGGGAAAAGGGGCGCACGTGGAGGAAGACGGCCAAGCGGACCGGCGCCTGGAAGTCGAAACTGAAACCGATGTTCGAACGGTACGCCGAGCGCGTCCCGGGGGCGTTCGTGGAGGAGAAGGATTTCGCCCTGGTGTGGCACTACCGGGCCGCGGAGCGGGGGCCGGCCAAGCTGGCGGCCCAGGAGCTGAAGGACCAGCTGCTGGCCCTGACGGCCAACATCGACGTCCACGTCCTGCAGGGGAACAAGACCGTGGAAGCCCGGGTCGCGGGGGTGAACAAGGGGACCGCGGGCCTCCATTTCCTCGCCCGCAAGTCCTACGACTTCGTCCTCTCGATCGGGGACGACGCCACCGACGAGGACCTGTTCGCGGTCCTGCCCGAGACCGCGTGGTCGATCCGCGTGGGGATGGGCGCCACCCTGGCCAGATACAACATCGCCGGGGTGGAGGAGGTGCTCCGGCTGCTCGCGGAACTGGCTACTCCGAAAAACGCTCCATGA
- a CDS encoding tetratricopeptide repeat protein, whose protein sequence is MNRSIHRRQGWKTLFGRMDVRQLEQHEEKVLFILTLMIGAAVGLVIVAFIVLTENLGSRMYPAGGAAWRRVLVPTAGSLLTGFLLVRYFRDARGSGIPQTKVALFLHSGVIRLRTVIGKFLCSSISLASGIALGREGPSVQIGAGIASAMGRQFGLGPEKTRTLVPIGASAALAAAFNTPIAAVLFTLEEVIGDLHARVLGAIVISSATSWMVLHLLLGDEPLFHVPAYQLVHPVEFILYAALGALGALVSTLFIRLLLRLRHYFSRMPAWTTWLQPSAGGLVVGILGLFVPAVLGVGYGHVSEALNSRMALGTMALLVVLKVVATASCYSSGNAGGIFGPSLFIGAMLGGAFGAGAHMLMPDYTGSVGAYALVGMGVAFAGIVRAPMTSVFMIFEITRDYSIIVPLMVANLTSYFLSSRMQKKPIYEALMHQDGIHLPTAPRARDEETSVSQGMRAPERVLQGTDRVADVLPALPPGDSAWAVVNRGGLMGMVTRRRLLEAAESGGGGKTLAELLPGFEPQKVPTAANFPHLHPDQSLEAALRRMAESGLDELPVVSRTDPRKMIASLGLEDAMAAYRGEKAGEPAAPAAARRTASMGRMAVVIALMIALGGFLSWFYRSRRTDRAEEHAVRGESLMAAGRPAEAVEQFRSALSISHSFRDRLALASALVTARRWNEAEIYFRELGREQPGSGPVNLGLGRIAAQKGNVGEAVGFYRRAVYGTWPEESPLRGLEIRRELVDFLGRSGQAARVRAELLALAAECPDDPGARRETAGLLLDHALAAEAAAMYREILAGSPRDGAAHAGLGRAEFELGNYAAARDSFRSALLQNPGDAASEARLQVVERVLALDPGARGLRAAEKYARSRALLEAVLASLDGCLEREGRTPAEALRGRLETARRSLDRRGRPRSYGDAVEENLALAAELWRERMRCPGPPADEALGLVMERFSE, encoded by the coding sequence ATGAATCGTTCGATCCACCGCAGGCAGGGCTGGAAAACGCTTTTCGGACGGATGGACGTCCGCCAGCTGGAGCAGCACGAGGAAAAGGTCCTCTTCATCCTGACCCTCATGATCGGGGCCGCGGTGGGGCTCGTCATCGTCGCCTTCATCGTCCTGACCGAAAACCTGGGTTCGAGGATGTACCCCGCCGGCGGGGCCGCCTGGAGGCGGGTCCTGGTGCCGACGGCGGGGTCGCTCCTCACCGGGTTCCTTCTGGTGCGCTATTTCCGCGACGCCCGCGGCAGCGGCATCCCCCAGACCAAGGTCGCCCTCTTTTTGCACTCCGGGGTGATCCGGCTCCGGACCGTCATCGGCAAATTCCTCTGCTCCTCGATTTCGCTGGCGAGCGGCATCGCCCTGGGACGCGAGGGGCCTTCGGTCCAGATCGGCGCGGGGATCGCCTCGGCCATGGGGCGCCAGTTCGGGCTCGGCCCCGAAAAGACCCGGACCCTGGTGCCGATCGGCGCCTCGGCCGCCCTGGCCGCCGCCTTCAACACGCCGATCGCCGCCGTCCTCTTCACGCTCGAGGAGGTCATCGGGGACCTGCACGCCCGGGTCCTGGGTGCCATCGTGATCAGTTCGGCGACTTCCTGGATGGTGCTCCACCTCCTGCTCGGTGACGAGCCGCTCTTCCACGTGCCCGCCTACCAGCTGGTGCACCCGGTGGAGTTCATCCTCTACGCGGCCCTGGGCGCCCTGGGAGCGCTGGTGAGCACGCTCTTCATCAGGCTGCTGCTCCGGCTGCGCCATTATTTCTCGAGGATGCCGGCGTGGACGACCTGGCTGCAGCCGTCGGCCGGGGGCCTGGTGGTGGGAATCCTGGGGTTGTTCGTTCCCGCCGTGCTCGGCGTCGGTTACGGCCATGTCAGCGAGGCGCTCAACAGCCGGATGGCGCTCGGCACCATGGCGCTGCTGGTCGTTCTGAAGGTCGTCGCCACGGCTTCCTGTTACTCGTCGGGGAACGCCGGGGGCATCTTCGGCCCCAGCCTCTTCATCGGGGCCATGCTGGGGGGCGCCTTCGGGGCGGGGGCCCACATGCTCATGCCCGACTACACCGGGAGCGTCGGCGCCTACGCCCTGGTCGGGATGGGGGTGGCGTTCGCCGGCATCGTCCGCGCGCCGATGACGTCGGTCTTCATGATCTTCGAGATCACGCGCGACTATTCCATCATCGTCCCGCTGATGGTGGCCAACCTCACCAGCTATTTCCTTTCGAGCCGGATGCAGAAGAAGCCGATCTACGAGGCCCTGATGCACCAGGACGGGATCCACCTGCCCACGGCCCCACGGGCGCGGGACGAGGAGACCAGCGTCAGCCAGGGGATGCGGGCGCCCGAAAGGGTGCTGCAGGGGACCGACCGGGTCGCCGACGTCCTGCCCGCGCTTCCGCCCGGTGACTCCGCCTGGGCCGTCGTCAACAGGGGGGGGCTCATGGGGATGGTCACGCGGCGGCGCCTCCTCGAGGCGGCGGAATCGGGAGGGGGGGGGAAAACCCTGGCCGAACTCCTCCCCGGATTCGAGCCGCAGAAAGTCCCGACGGCAGCGAATTTCCCCCATCTCCACCCGGACCAGTCCCTGGAAGCGGCGCTGAGGCGGATGGCCGAGAGCGGGCTCGACGAGCTCCCGGTTGTCAGCCGCACCGACCCGAGGAAGATGATCGCCTCGCTCGGCCTCGAGGACGCCATGGCCGCCTACCGGGGGGAAAAAGCGGGGGAACCCGCCGCACCGGCCGCGGCGCGGCGGACCGCCTCCATGGGGCGCATGGCCGTCGTTATCGCCCTGATGATCGCGCTGGGGGGGTTTTTGAGCTGGTTCTACCGTTCCCGGCGCACGGACCGGGCCGAGGAGCATGCGGTCCGGGGGGAGAGCCTGATGGCGGCGGGGCGCCCGGCGGAGGCGGTGGAGCAGTTCCGCAGCGCCCTTTCCATATCCCACAGCTTCCGGGACCGGCTGGCGCTGGCCTCGGCCCTCGTGACCGCCCGGCGCTGGAACGAGGCGGAGATCTACTTCCGCGAGCTGGGGCGCGAGCAACCGGGGAGCGGCCCGGTAAACCTGGGCCTGGGGAGGATTGCGGCGCAGAAGGGGAATGTGGGCGAGGCCGTCGGTTTCTACCGCAGGGCGGTGTACGGGACCTGGCCCGAGGAATCCCCCCTGCGCGGCCTGGAGATCCGCAGGGAGCTGGTGGACTTCCTCGGCCGGTCGGGACAGGCGGCCCGGGTGCGGGCGGAGCTGCTGGCCCTGGCGGCGGAGTGTCCCGACGACCCCGGCGCCCGCAGGGAGACGGCCGGCCTCCTGCTCGATCACGCGCTCGCCGCCGAGGCGGCCGCGATGTACCGCGAAATCCTGGCGGGGAGCCCCCGGGACGGCGCCGCCCATGCCGGGCTGGGCCGGGCGGAATTCGAACTCGGTAATTACGCGGCGGCCCGCGATTCCTTCCGCTCCGCCCTGCTCCAGAATCCCGGCGACGCCGCGTCCGAAGCCCGGCTCCAGGTGGTGGAGAGGGTCCTGGCCCTCGACCCGGGGGCGCGCGGGCTGAGAGCGGCGGAAAAATACGCGAGAAGCCGGGCCCTCCTGGAGGCGGTCCTCGCCTCGCTCGACGGGTGCCTCGAGCGCGAAGGACGAACCCCCGCGGAAGCCCTCCGCGGCCGCCTCGAAACCGCCCGCCGGTCGCTCGACCGCCGGGGGAGGCCCCGGTCCTACGGGGACGCCGTGGAGGAGAACCTGGCGCTCGCGGCGGAGCTCTGGCGGGAGCGGATGCGGTGCCCCGGCCCCCCCGCGGACGAGGCGCTCGGCCTCGTCATGGAGCGTTTTTCGGAGTAG
- a CDS encoding glutamine synthetase type III → MSISRLNAIAAVTSYKPIEKPLSFSETPSKDLFGVNVFSDAVMKERLPKQVYQAMRRTIDQGEKLDISVADAVAVAMRDWAIEKGATHYAHVFYPLTGLTAEKHDSFLEPDGKGGVLAEFSAKQLIQGEPDASSFPSGGLRATFEARGYTAWDITSPAYILENPNGTTLCIPTVFCSWTGEALDKKTPLLRSMQALNLEARRILKLFGDADPGLVFSTAGCEQEYFLIDRNFYFARPDLVTAGRTLFGAKPPKGQELEDQYFGAIPERVLACMLETEQELYKLGVPVKTRHNEVAPAQYEIAPVYENANLATDHQYLMMRTLQRVALKYGMACLLHEKPFAGINGSGKHLNWSLGTSSANLLEPGTTPHSNMQFLVFCAAAIRAVHLYGDLLRATVAHSGNDHRLGANEAPPAIISVYLGEQLTDIFEQIANGGASRSKEPGYLNVGVDTLPAFPKDAGDRNRTSPFAFTGNKFEFRAVGSSQSVSGPLVALNTIMADSLEYIASALEKKTGGDAAGLSAAVQEVLQQIVRDHGAIIFNGDNYCESWQKEAARRGLPNLSNSVDALAALADGKNVELMAKYHVLSPREMESRHEIYLERYVKDIAVESRLTRMIARTMVFPMAVQYQHQLATTALALEQLGKTHCTSTLDELNEQVKELQEAMQELEKTLAEPVEGSTLDHAVHARDKIVPAMAAVREIADRLECLVSDEIWSLPTYQEMLFIK, encoded by the coding sequence ATGAGTATTTCGCGCCTGAATGCGATCGCCGCCGTCACCAGCTACAAGCCTATTGAGAAACCGCTGAGTTTTTCGGAAACGCCCTCGAAGGACCTCTTCGGCGTCAACGTCTTCAGCGACGCCGTCATGAAGGAGCGTTTGCCCAAGCAGGTGTACCAGGCGATGCGCCGGACGATCGACCAGGGGGAAAAACTGGACATCTCCGTGGCGGACGCCGTGGCCGTGGCCATGCGGGACTGGGCCATCGAAAAAGGGGCCACCCATTACGCCCACGTGTTTTACCCGCTGACGGGGCTGACGGCCGAGAAGCACGACAGCTTCCTGGAGCCGGACGGCAAGGGGGGCGTGCTGGCCGAGTTTTCGGCGAAACAGCTGATCCAGGGGGAGCCGGACGCCTCGAGCTTCCCCTCGGGCGGGCTGCGGGCGACGTTCGAGGCCCGCGGCTACACGGCCTGGGACATCACCAGCCCGGCCTACATCCTGGAGAACCCGAACGGAACCACCCTGTGCATCCCGACGGTCTTCTGCTCCTGGACGGGAGAGGCGCTCGACAAGAAAACGCCGCTGCTCCGCTCCATGCAGGCGCTGAACCTCGAGGCCCGGCGGATCCTGAAGCTCTTCGGCGACGCCGACCCCGGCCTGGTGTTTTCGACCGCCGGGTGCGAGCAGGAGTACTTCCTCATCGACCGGAATTTCTACTTCGCCCGGCCCGACCTGGTCACCGCCGGCCGCACCCTGTTCGGGGCCAAGCCCCCGAAGGGGCAGGAGCTGGAGGACCAGTATTTCGGCGCCATCCCGGAGCGGGTCCTGGCCTGCATGCTGGAGACCGAGCAGGAGCTGTACAAGCTGGGAGTCCCCGTCAAAACGCGGCACAATGAGGTCGCCCCGGCCCAGTACGAAATCGCGCCCGTGTACGAGAACGCCAACCTGGCGACCGACCACCAGTACCTCATGATGCGCACGCTGCAGCGCGTGGCGCTCAAGTACGGCATGGCGTGTCTGCTCCACGAGAAGCCCTTCGCCGGCATCAACGGCTCGGGCAAGCACCTGAACTGGTCGCTCGGCACCTCGAGCGCCAACCTCCTGGAGCCCGGCACCACGCCCCACAGCAACATGCAGTTCCTGGTCTTCTGCGCCGCCGCCATCCGGGCGGTCCACCTCTACGGGGACCTGCTGCGGGCCACCGTGGCGCACTCGGGCAACGACCATCGCCTGGGGGCCAACGAGGCGCCCCCGGCCATCATCTCGGTCTACCTGGGGGAACAGCTGACCGACATCTTCGAACAGATCGCCAACGGCGGGGCGAGCCGGTCCAAGGAACCGGGCTACCTGAACGTGGGGGTGGACACGCTCCCGGCCTTCCCCAAGGACGCCGGGGACCGCAACCGCACCAGCCCCTTCGCCTTCACCGGCAACAAGTTCGAGTTCCGGGCGGTCGGTTCGAGCCAGAGCGTATCGGGGCCGCTGGTCGCCTTGAACACGATCATGGCCGATTCGCTCGAGTACATCGCATCGGCCCTCGAGAAAAAGACCGGCGGGGACGCGGCCGGGCTCAGCGCCGCGGTCCAGGAAGTGCTCCAGCAGATCGTGCGGGACCACGGGGCCATCATCTTCAACGGCGACAACTACTGCGAATCCTGGCAGAAGGAGGCCGCCCGGCGCGGCCTTCCGAACCTCTCCAATTCCGTGGACGCCCTGGCGGCGCTGGCCGACGGCAAGAACGTGGAGCTCATGGCGAAATACCACGTCCTCTCGCCGCGCGAGATGGAGAGCCGCCACGAAATCTACCTGGAGCGGTACGTGAAGGACATCGCGGTGGAAAGCCGGCTCACGCGGATGATCGCCCGGACCATGGTCTTCCCGATGGCGGTCCAGTACCAGCACCAGCTGGCCACGACGGCGCTGGCGCTCGAGCAGCTGGGCAAGACCCACTGCACCTCCACCCTCGACGAGCTGAATGAACAGGTGAAGGAGTTGCAGGAAGCCATGCAGGAACTGGAAAAGACGCTCGCGGAGCCGGTGGAGGGCTCCACCCTGGACCACGCGGTCCATGCGCGCGACAAAATTGTACCCGCCATGGCCGCCGTCCGGGAGATCGCCGACCGGCTCGAGTGCCTGGTGTCGGACGAGATCTGGTCGCTGCCGACCTACCAGGAGATGCTGTTCATCAAATAG
- a CDS encoding xanthine dehydrogenase yields the protein MEGTVLVRGSGDVASAVAHLFFREGYKIVMHDVERPAATRRAMAFCDAFFDGEAVLEGVAARMRRTLAEIAAAADTHGEVVVTTLELGELLRGLRPGVLVDARMRKHVQPEVQIGLAPFTVGLGPGFTAGETVDVAVETGWGDDLGRVIRRGGTRTLAGEPQTIAGHARDRYVYAPAAGAFRTALAIGEMVTAGQEVARIGDEVLRAPIDGALRGLTRDGARVGVRAKVIEVDPRGAEAPIRGIGERPGRIARGALEAVRGRS from the coding sequence ATGGAGGGGACGGTGCTGGTGCGGGGGAGCGGGGACGTGGCGTCGGCCGTGGCCCACCTCTTTTTCCGGGAAGGTTACAAAATTGTAATGCACGACGTCGAGCGTCCCGCGGCCACGCGGCGCGCCATGGCATTCTGCGACGCCTTCTTCGACGGGGAGGCGGTCCTCGAGGGGGTCGCCGCCCGGATGCGCCGGACGCTCGCGGAGATCGCGGCGGCCGCGGACACGCACGGGGAAGTGGTGGTCACGACGCTCGAGCTGGGGGAGCTGCTCCGGGGGCTCCGCCCCGGGGTCCTCGTCGACGCGCGCATGCGCAAGCACGTGCAGCCCGAGGTCCAGATCGGCCTCGCCCCCTTCACCGTCGGCCTGGGACCCGGGTTCACCGCCGGGGAGACGGTCGACGTCGCGGTCGAGACGGGGTGGGGCGACGACCTCGGCAGGGTGATCCGCCGCGGCGGGACGCGGACGCTCGCGGGGGAGCCGCAGACGATCGCGGGGCACGCGCGCGACCGCTACGTCTATGCCCCGGCGGCGGGGGCTTTCCGGACGGCGCTCGCCATCGGGGAGATGGTGACGGCGGGGCAGGAGGTCGCCCGCATCGGGGACGAGGTGCTGCGCGCCCCGATCGACGGGGCGCTGCGCGGGCTGACACGCGACGGGGCGAGGGTGGGGGTGAGGGCGAAGGTGATCGAGGTGGACCCGCGCGGGGCGGAGGCGCCGATCCGCGGCATAGGGGAGCGGCCCGGGCGGATCGCCCGGGGGGCGCTCGAGGCGGTGCGGGGCCGGAGCTGA